One window of Candidatus Wallbacteria bacterium genomic DNA carries:
- a CDS encoding C1 family peptidase produces MRAVFLLILISIFFSPANLSAGVNSPYRMFDSRKVLQEVEAVARAEGGLYTVSIDAVPDCASLDKVTGAIIPENMGEIVKASLKRFPARKDRLPDKWDWREQNGVSAVKHQKSCGSCWAFGATAAMESAIMIKDKKEIDLAEQDLLDCNPWGYSCNGGGLDVIKYFKNYGGSLEKEYPYQAYDCSCKSGTNRPYKASSCGYVDDYVDQIKQAIYTYGAVSTCIAADSSFSHYSGGIFNHDNQYSTNHIVALIGWDDSKGSGCWILKNSWGRNWGESGFMYIEYGKCNVGCYNAYVDYKGGVDPGPSPNPSPDPNPDPAPDPDPSPWIPIPIPTPDPAPDPNPAPTPAPNPTPAPAPAPNPTPAPDPTPAPTPAPNPTPAPDPTPAPNPTPAPAPTPAPTPDPSYTTEEIITIIDQQVNDLIGN; encoded by the coding sequence ATGAGGGCAGTATTTCTTCTGATCCTGATTTCCATCTTTTTTTCTCCCGCAAATCTATCGGCAGGCGTCAATTCTCCATATCGGATGTTTGACAGCCGCAAAGTTCTCCAGGAAGTGGAGGCAGTCGCCAGAGCTGAAGGCGGATTGTACACTGTTTCCATAGATGCGGTGCCGGATTGTGCGAGTCTTGACAAAGTGACAGGTGCAATCATCCCGGAAAATATGGGCGAGATAGTCAAAGCCAGTCTCAAGCGATTCCCGGCCAGAAAAGACCGTCTGCCTGACAAATGGGACTGGCGCGAGCAGAATGGAGTGTCTGCAGTCAAGCATCAGAAAAGTTGCGGAAGCTGCTGGGCTTTCGGGGCAACTGCGGCCATGGAATCAGCGATCATGATCAAGGATAAAAAAGAAATCGACCTTGCTGAACAGGATCTTCTGGATTGCAATCCATGGGGATACAGTTGCAATGGCGGCGGGCTGGATGTAATCAAATACTTCAAAAACTACGGTGGCTCGCTGGAAAAAGAGTATCCATACCAGGCTTATGACTGCTCCTGCAAATCCGGCACTAACAGACCATATAAAGCTTCAAGCTGTGGATATGTGGATGACTACGTCGACCAGATCAAGCAGGCGATCTATACTTACGGAGCTGTGTCCACCTGTATTGCAGCTGACAGCAGCTTTTCGCATTACTCAGGCGGAATCTTCAATCATGACAATCAATATTCAACTAATCACATCGTAGCTCTGATAGGCTGGGACGACAGCAAAGGCAGCGGATGCTGGATTTTGAAGAATTCCTGGGGAAGAAACTGGGGAGAATCAGGTTTCATGTATATCGAATACGGAAAATGCAATGTAGGCTGCTACAATGCTTATGTGGATTATAAAGGCGGAGTGGATCCAGGTCCAAGTCCGAATCCATCGCCAGATCCTAATCCGGATCCTGCCCCTGATCCAGACCCTTCACCCTGGATTCCAATCCCGATTCCGACTCCCGACCCTGCACCTGACCCTAATCCAGCTCCAACACCAGCTCCAAATCCAACGCCAGCTCCAGCACCGGCTCCTAATCCCACCCCTGCACCTGACCCGACGCCGGCTCCAACACCGGCTCCTAATCCCACTCCTGCACCTGACCCGACACCAGCTCCAAATCCGACTCCGGCGCCGGCACCGACTCCGGCACCAACCCCGGACCCCAGCTATACGACTGAAGAAATAATCACAATCATTGATCAACAGGTCAATGATCTGATCGGGAATTGA
- a CDS encoding 4Fe-4S binding protein: MLGCARLRLKFGNLAIADLKAAKLAAPFRGLPELVNGKCPENCSQCLKTCPTGAVSFAPLMIDLGRCIFCGDCARECPEKAISFSSFHKTGTNSREFLKVGQITADDYLKNSIVPDESVRKIFGKSLKLRQVSAAGCNSCEMELNACGNVNFDLGRFGIEFVASPRHADGIVITGPVSKNMAPALLDTYRSIPDPKIVIATGACAISGGVFAGSPALDRSFFEQVKVDLFIPGCPIHPLTFINALLDYLKI; encoded by the coding sequence ATGCTGGGATGCGCTAGATTAAGACTCAAGTTCGGGAACTTGGCAATTGCTGACCTCAAAGCCGCAAAACTCGCAGCTCCCTTCAGGGGTCTGCCCGAGCTGGTGAATGGAAAATGCCCGGAAAATTGCAGCCAGTGCCTGAAAACCTGCCCGACTGGAGCCGTCTCCTTTGCTCCGCTGATGATCGACCTGGGCCGCTGTATCTTCTGCGGGGACTGTGCCCGGGAATGTCCGGAAAAAGCCATCTCTTTTTCCAGCTTCCATAAAACCGGCACCAACAGCCGTGAATTCCTGAAAGTCGGTCAGATCACTGCCGATGACTATCTGAAAAACTCCATAGTCCCTGACGAATCAGTGAGGAAAATCTTCGGGAAATCCCTGAAGTTGAGGCAGGTGTCCGCTGCAGGCTGCAATTCCTGCGAAATGGAGCTGAACGCCTGCGGGAACGTGAATTTCGACCTGGGAAGATTCGGGATCGAGTTCGTGGCATCTCCGAGACATGCCGACGGGATCGTGATCACAGGGCCTGTCTCGAAGAACATGGCTCCTGCCCTGCTCGACACATACCGTTCGATACCAGACCCGAAGATCGTGATTGCAACCGGTGCCTGCGCGATCAGCGGCGGAGTTTTCGCAGGTTCGCCTGCCCTGGACAGATCCTTTTTTGAACAGGTCAAGGTTGATCTGTTCATCCCCGGCTGCCCGATCCATCCCCTGACATTCATCAATGCATTGCTGGATTATCTGAAGATTTAA
- a CDS encoding NADH-quinone oxidoreductase subunit H produces MTLLNLLIIFVFPLLFIGIINCEKAWWAGRIGPRLLQPYHDFIRLLKKGTVISTTSSQIFGIAPALNLGAVILAGLLLPLVNKKSLLSFEGDFIVFAYLLALAKFASILSAMDVGSSFEGMGASRRITFSAFVEPAFLMILATLATTSGCTSFSRIFDVLRSAPQVQILSIGLCSAAFFIMLLTEGSRVPVDDPNTHLELTMIHEVMILDNSGPDLAYYTLAHAMEMVFISSLIAALILPVYSSILIAFVAFTAILIVLALAIAICEISMARLRMSHIPQYIYFMNSLACILLFAMILILFAGRK; encoded by the coding sequence ATGACTCTTCTGAATCTACTGATCATCTTTGTTTTCCCCCTGCTTTTTATCGGTATAATAAACTGTGAAAAAGCTTGGTGGGCCGGACGAATCGGTCCCAGGCTCCTGCAACCGTATCATGATTTTATCCGTCTTCTGAAGAAAGGAACTGTCATCAGCACGACATCTTCCCAGATCTTCGGCATTGCTCCAGCGCTCAATCTGGGAGCAGTGATACTGGCAGGCCTGCTGCTGCCACTGGTCAATAAGAAGTCGCTCCTGAGCTTCGAAGGTGACTTCATCGTCTTTGCCTATCTTCTGGCTCTGGCTAAATTCGCATCCATCCTCTCAGCAATGGACGTCGGTTCCAGCTTTGAAGGAATGGGAGCCAGCCGTCGCATCACTTTTTCGGCATTCGTCGAACCGGCTTTTCTAATGATACTGGCAACACTTGCCACAACCAGCGGCTGCACATCGTTTTCCCGGATTTTTGATGTGCTGCGTTCTGCGCCTCAGGTACAGATCTTAAGCATCGGACTCTGCTCCGCGGCTTTTTTCATCATGCTGCTGACAGAAGGCTCCAGAGTACCTGTGGATGATCCCAACACCCATCTTGAACTGACGATGATCCATGAAGTCATGATCCTTGATAACTCCGGTCCGGACCTGGCTTACTACACTCTCGCCCACGCTATGGAAATGGTTTTTATCAGCAGTCTGATCGCAGCTCTGATCCTGCCGGTATATTCCTCGATCCTGATAGCCTTCGTAGCTTTCACGGCAATTTTAATCGTACTGGCACTTGCAATTGCCATCTGCGAAATTTCCATGGCCAGGCTCAGGATGAGCCATATCCCCCAGTATATTTACTTCATGAATTCGCTCGCCTGTATCCTGCTCTTCGCCATGATCCTGATACTGTTCGCTGGGAGGAAATAA
- a CDS encoding NADH-quinone oxidoreductase subunit C: MDWLIASNNSSIKLADIPFPSFNEFRSEIIDLCSSGFRVCAFFGHKVKNGVNIYAILSADDAPKLAISSSVLAEKSRYPSITPKIPSFHAFERELFEEFGLYPEGHPWLKPVRYSYNSTCGKMEDYPFFSMSGEEIHEVGVGPVHAGIIEPGHFRFMCNGERVFHLEIQLGYQHRGVETLLLDRPELKPNFRHHLAESIAGDSTIAHVTAYCSLIEALTGCETPPRARFIRTVAQELERAACHLGDLSALANDVAYLPASSFYGNFRTPLINTLQAICGNRFGKGLVCPGGVSFDLPKESIDKIGKTLADTLAGFNLISRDLFSSVTVLSRFEKTGIVDKPTADSIGLTGLAGRASGLARDIRTDHPYAYYSVKPIDTFTQASGDVFARAYQRFEEARASLQYLIMILPDWQEGGLVSSPGQINPDSLAVSLTEGWRGEVLHAAITDDAGRIVKYKVKDPSFCNWYGLALAVRNQEISDFPLCNKSFNLSYCGNDL; this comes from the coding sequence ATGGACTGGCTGATTGCAAGTAACAATTCTTCGATCAAGCTTGCGGACATCCCGTTTCCATCATTCAATGAATTCAGGTCGGAAATCATTGACCTCTGCAGCAGTGGATTCAGGGTCTGCGCTTTTTTCGGGCATAAGGTCAAAAACGGAGTCAACATTTACGCGATCCTTTCCGCTGATGATGCCCCCAAACTGGCAATCTCCTCCTCAGTGCTTGCCGAAAAATCCCGCTATCCATCGATCACTCCGAAAATCCCATCATTCCATGCCTTTGAACGGGAACTTTTTGAAGAATTCGGCTTGTATCCGGAGGGACACCCCTGGCTGAAACCAGTGCGTTACTCGTACAACTCAACTTGCGGAAAAATGGAAGACTATCCTTTTTTCTCCATGTCAGGCGAGGAAATCCATGAAGTCGGAGTAGGTCCGGTACATGCAGGGATCATCGAACCAGGGCATTTCAGATTCATGTGCAACGGCGAACGGGTCTTCCATCTGGAAATCCAGCTCGGCTACCAGCACAGGGGAGTGGAAACACTGCTGCTCGACCGCCCTGAACTTAAACCAAATTTCCGTCATCACCTGGCTGAATCGATCGCCGGTGATTCCACCATCGCCCATGTCACTGCCTACTGCTCACTGATCGAAGCTCTGACCGGCTGTGAAACTCCTCCCAGAGCCAGATTCATCAGAACCGTCGCACAGGAACTCGAAAGGGCAGCCTGTCATCTCGGGGACCTTTCAGCGCTCGCGAACGATGTGGCCTACCTTCCGGCCAGCTCATTCTACGGTAACTTCAGGACACCACTGATCAACACCCTCCAGGCCATCTGCGGCAACAGATTCGGAAAAGGCTTAGTGTGTCCCGGTGGTGTCAGCTTTGACCTGCCGAAGGAATCGATCGATAAAATCGGGAAAACTCTTGCAGATACACTGGCCGGATTCAACCTGATCAGCAGGGATCTGTTTTCCTCGGTTACAGTGCTTTCCAGATTCGAAAAAACCGGCATAGTGGATAAACCCACTGCCGACTCCATAGGTCTGACCGGACTGGCCGGTCGAGCTTCAGGACTCGCCAGGGACATCCGCACCGATCATCCCTATGCTTACTATTCAGTGAAACCGATAGACACATTCACCCAGGCAAGCGGAGATGTCTTTGCCAGAGCCTATCAGAGATTTGAAGAAGCCAGGGCATCCCTTCAATACCTGATCATGATACTTCCTGACTGGCAGGAGGGCGGATTGGTCAGCAGTCCCGGACAGATAAACCCTGATTCTCTCGCTGTTTCACTCACTGAGGGCTGGCGTGGGGAGGTGCTGCATGCTGCAATCACTGATGATGCCGGCAGGATAGTAAAGTATAAAGTGAAAGACCCATCCTTCTGTAACTGGTATGGCCTGGCGCTCGCCGTCAGGAACCAGGAAATATCGGATTTTCCGCTCTGCAACAAAAGTTTCAACCTGTCTTATTGCGGTAATGATCTATAG
- a CDS encoding proton-conducting transporter membrane subunit — protein sequence MIRLNMIQLLLFTPLVLIPVLLLFRKKILNRIGLLGYAITYLISTACLIAVPERYTNYFAVDPLNIVFLAIQALVFSSVAFYHIYFLKAHNYSREWDTYYTSLLLLFVLCMTGMLLATHLGLFWVLIEATTLVTAPFLFDEKSKASLEAAWKYLFICSIGISFAFVGLTLLFLGAQQINSLFFQDLVASADKINPFWLLMSFVFILVGFGTKAGLSPLHSWLPDAHSEAPSPISAMLSGTLLNAAMLGIFRVFRIMEQARLDHYPRILLITMGFLSVTICAIYTLKTCSFKRMLAYSSVEHIGIIALAVGIGKAAALAAIIHLVGHSLSKTVLFLTSGNIYDRFHTKQIDEVHGILESDPISGWIWFLGFLSIAAFPPFPLFFSEFLILKALFIGGHWLLAMILFLLLTIVMYGMGNAFLGMGFGKGMIPPARIHIFSLLPQIVLLLLLLLTSLLPGGLFALLERAGNFI from the coding sequence ATGATCAGATTGAACATGATCCAGCTGCTGCTGTTTACCCCCCTGGTGCTAATACCAGTGCTTCTGCTGTTTCGGAAAAAAATTCTCAACAGAATCGGCCTGCTGGGCTACGCTATTACCTACCTCATTTCTACAGCCTGCCTGATAGCAGTCCCGGAGCGGTATACGAATTATTTTGCAGTGGACCCTCTGAACATTGTCTTTCTGGCAATCCAGGCCCTGGTATTTTCCAGCGTAGCCTTCTACCACATCTATTTCTTAAAAGCCCATAATTACTCCAGGGAATGGGACACCTATTACACTTCGTTACTGCTTTTGTTCGTCCTCTGCATGACCGGAATGCTGCTTGCCACACATCTGGGACTTTTCTGGGTGCTGATCGAAGCTACGACTCTGGTCACAGCTCCGTTCCTGTTCGATGAGAAGAGCAAGGCATCACTGGAAGCCGCCTGGAAATACCTGTTCATCTGCTCAATCGGCATTTCTTTCGCCTTTGTAGGATTGACCCTGCTTTTTCTTGGAGCCCAGCAGATTAATTCGCTTTTCTTCCAGGACCTGGTAGCATCCGCGGACAAAATCAACCCGTTCTGGCTCCTGATGTCTTTCGTTTTCATCCTGGTAGGATTCGGCACCAAGGCCGGATTGTCGCCTCTCCACTCCTGGCTGCCTGACGCACATTCCGAGGCACCTTCCCCGATTTCAGCCATGCTTTCCGGGACCCTGCTCAATGCAGCCATGCTGGGTATCTTCAGGGTGTTCAGAATTATGGAGCAGGCCAGACTCGATCATTATCCCAGAATTCTCCTGATCACGATGGGTTTCCTGTCAGTAACCATCTGCGCTATCTATACTCTGAAAACCTGCAGTTTCAAGCGAATGCTGGCATATTCGTCTGTAGAGCATATCGGCATCATCGCGCTGGCGGTGGGAATCGGCAAGGCCGCTGCCCTGGCTGCAATCATCCACCTGGTAGGGCACTCTCTTTCCAAGACAGTGCTTTTCCTTACATCAGGGAATATCTATGACCGTTTTCACACGAAACAGATCGACGAAGTACATGGAATTCTGGAATCAGACCCTATCTCAGGCTGGATCTGGTTCCTTGGTTTTCTGAGTATCGCAGCTTTTCCGCCCTTCCCTCTCTTTTTCTCTGAATTTCTGATTCTGAAAGCCCTGTTTATCGGCGGTCATTGGCTGCTGGCGATGATTCTTTTTCTGCTTTTAACCATTGTGATGTATGGAATGGGCAATGCTTTCCTGGGCATGGGATTCGGTAAAGGGATGATTCCCCCGGCCAGAATCCATATTTTTTCGCTGCTGCCGCAGATCGTGCTGCTTCTTCTGCTGCTGCTTACTTCGCTGCTTCCCGGCGGGCTCTTCGCCCTGCTGGAGAGAGCAGGTAATTTTATTTAA
- a CDS encoding alanine racemase has product MLQNIKKPTLLLDKERCLINIRAMADKAKKSQVRLRPHFKTHQSALVGDWIREQGCSQITVSSVAMAVHFTEWDFNDITIAIPLNIRELDEIYQLSEKIKLGVLVESLETIKWIEPGKKIEIWIKVDCGYHRTGVSWEDIDTMDSLLSEIDQRNLKFKGFLTHSGHAYKAGSREEIINLYDETVAKLNFLKKGYLSQYPSLELSTGDTPSCSLIPDFKAVDEVRPGNYVFYDTMQLRLGSCTEEQIAVALAAPVIAIHPERNEFVVYGGAVHLSKEFLKESDGSQNFGLVCPLLENGWGKSYKDTRVSALSQEHGVIRTTTEILKTLKIGDLVAILPVHSCLTADLMQEYLII; this is encoded by the coding sequence ATGCTCCAGAATATTAAAAAGCCAACTCTTCTTCTTGATAAGGAACGCTGCCTGATAAATATCCGGGCTATGGCAGACAAGGCCAAAAAAAGCCAAGTGCGTCTCAGGCCTCATTTCAAGACACACCAGTCGGCTCTCGTAGGCGACTGGATCCGTGAGCAAGGATGCAGCCAGATCACAGTGTCTTCTGTAGCAATGGCAGTGCATTTTACAGAATGGGACTTCAACGACATTACCATCGCCATTCCTCTGAATATCCGAGAACTCGACGAGATCTACCAGCTGTCGGAAAAGATAAAGCTGGGCGTGCTCGTGGAATCTCTGGAAACGATAAAATGGATAGAGCCAGGCAAAAAAATCGAGATCTGGATCAAAGTGGACTGCGGCTATCACAGGACAGGAGTTTCCTGGGAAGATATCGATACCATGGATTCACTCCTTTCAGAGATTGATCAGCGGAATCTCAAATTCAAAGGATTTCTGACCCATTCAGGACATGCTTACAAAGCCGGGTCCAGGGAGGAAATCATCAACCTTTATGACGAAACTGTCGCAAAACTGAATTTTCTGAAAAAAGGTTATCTCAGCCAGTATCCATCTCTCGAGCTTTCAACAGGTGACACTCCTTCCTGCAGCCTGATCCCGGATTTCAAGGCAGTCGACGAAGTCAGGCCTGGAAATTACGTTTTTTACGACACAATGCAGTTGAGGCTTGGCAGCTGTACTGAAGAACAGATCGCCGTAGCTCTGGCAGCCCCGGTAATAGCGATTCACCCTGAGCGGAACGAATTCGTCGTCTATGGCGGGGCTGTGCATCTGTCAAAGGAATTTCTGAAAGAATCCGACGGTTCACAGAATTTCGGACTGGTCTGCCCGTTGCTTGAAAACGGCTGGGGCAAGAGTTACAAAGACACCAGAGTCTCAGCACTGTCTCAGGAGCATGGAGTGATCAGGACAACCACGGAAATCCTCAAAACCCTGAAAATCGGAGATCTGGTGGCGATCCTGCCAGTCCATTCCTGCCTGACTGCTGATCTGATGCAGGAGTATCTCATTATTTAG
- a CDS encoding type II toxin-antitoxin system VapB family antitoxin: MTCTIAVQKKLLDEACRIGEHKSEKEAVLAALKEYIQRRKQMNIIELFGHVDYDPNYDYKSQRSGGQKVTLS; this comes from the coding sequence ATGACATGCACGATTGCCGTTCAAAAGAAGCTGCTTGACGAAGCCTGCAGGATTGGCGAGCATAAATCCGAGAAAGAAGCGGTTCTGGCAGCGCTGAAAGAATATATCCAGCGCAGGAAACAGATGAACATTATCGAATTGTTCGGGCATGTGGACTACGATCCGAATTATGATTACAAATCGCAAAGAAGCGGTGGACAAAAGGTGACATTAAGTTAA
- a CDS encoding DUF2062 domain-containing protein — MKQGKKGAFHWLKLQVIRLASAKATSHGIALGFAVGTLVSIVSPPGLHLLLGLAVAFLIPYLNKVSVLISIAFWNPLLLVPVYSLSISLGTILLSTLPESNFDLHILNHLYHFSIKFMAGSSIIGIPVSILSYFLVKKGVDVYREKRAARLKKKNDSFNQLT, encoded by the coding sequence ATGAAACAGGGAAAAAAAGGAGCGTTCCACTGGCTCAAGCTCCAGGTCATCAGGCTGGCATCAGCCAAGGCGACCTCACATGGGATTGCGCTTGGTTTTGCAGTCGGAACACTGGTCAGCATCGTGTCTCCTCCAGGTCTTCACCTGCTGCTGGGCCTGGCTGTAGCTTTTCTTATCCCCTACCTCAACAAAGTGTCTGTCCTGATTTCCATTGCCTTCTGGAACCCGCTCCTGCTCGTTCCGGTATATTCACTCAGCATTTCCCTGGGAACAATACTTTTAAGCACACTGCCTGAATCAAATTTCGACCTGCATATCCTGAATCATCTCTATCATTTCTCCATAAAATTCATGGCAGGCAGTTCAATCATAGGCATTCCTGTTTCCATCTTATCTTACTTCCTGGTAAAAAAGGGTGTGGATGTTTATCGAGAAAAAAGGGCTGCCAGGCTTAAGAAAAAAAATGATTCCTTTAATCAATTGACTTGA
- a CDS encoding ABC-F family ATP-binding cassette domain-containing protein — MLLQSSKISYRYDEKWLFQDLNFTIHENSRVGIIGKNGSGKSTLFRLILRELDPESGEISRKKGLRIGYLPQELESAGGETILDYLRAFPDYDPLFPEKITIAASRFGFTDLEKRLDSFSGGEKTRVALCRLLLTDPDLLLLDEPTNHLDLKNLEWLENYLLHCRIPYLVISHDRRFLDLCSEEIWEIDGRVQMRSGNYTIFTTEKKLETEQKMELHIQQQKKIRQLKSDLLEKKKWAESFQRETSRNGSHSYRSITNDARRAMKRAVNIQSRISRIIEKEEARKPVLDKERKIRFDGAVLENAIVLRVDNLGKKYGENQVLNDFSLEVENGMRLGLVGRNGCGKSTLLRILAGHDAQHEGSVIWVPCARIGYYAQDISILDPQNNILDEVSGHDARREEFSRTILGCLNLRRDKVLQKISTLSRGEMMKTMLARIICSGANVLLLDEPTNHLELMAREELEDALTMFRGTLIFATHDRCFLEKISTKIIDLEKRWDQVN, encoded by the coding sequence ATGTTATTGCAGAGTTCTAAAATCTCATACAGATACGACGAAAAATGGCTTTTCCAGGACCTGAATTTTACGATTCATGAAAATTCCAGAGTCGGCATCATTGGAAAAAACGGGTCAGGAAAGTCCACGCTTTTCAGATTGATTCTGAGAGAACTGGATCCTGAATCAGGCGAGATATCCAGAAAGAAAGGATTAAGAATCGGGTATCTTCCTCAAGAGCTGGAAAGCGCTGGGGGAGAAACTATTCTGGATTATCTCCGGGCTTTTCCTGACTATGATCCCCTGTTTCCGGAGAAGATCACCATTGCTGCTTCCAGATTCGGCTTCACTGACCTTGAAAAGAGGCTGGATTCATTCAGTGGAGGTGAGAAGACCAGAGTCGCACTCTGCAGGCTGCTGCTGACTGATCCGGACCTGCTGCTGCTGGATGAACCCACCAATCACCTGGATCTGAAAAATCTGGAATGGCTGGAAAACTATCTGCTGCACTGCAGAATTCCATATCTCGTAATCAGCCATGACCGGAGATTCCTGGATTTATGTTCTGAAGAGATCTGGGAAATTGATGGAAGAGTGCAGATGCGTTCCGGAAATTATACCATTTTCACAACTGAAAAAAAGCTGGAAACTGAACAGAAAATGGAACTTCACATTCAGCAGCAGAAAAAGATCAGGCAGCTCAAGTCCGACCTTCTGGAAAAGAAGAAATGGGCGGAGAGTTTCCAGCGGGAAACAAGCCGCAATGGCTCTCATTCGTATCGCAGCATCACCAATGACGCCCGGAGAGCCATGAAACGGGCGGTGAACATTCAGAGTCGGATCAGCCGGATCATTGAAAAGGAGGAAGCCCGGAAACCGGTGCTGGACAAAGAACGGAAGATCAGATTCGACGGTGCGGTTCTGGAAAACGCGATTGTACTCCGGGTTGACAATCTGGGAAAGAAGTATGGAGAAAATCAGGTGTTGAACGATTTTTCCCTGGAGGTGGAAAATGGGATGAGGCTTGGCTTAGTGGGCAGGAATGGCTGCGGGAAATCTACACTGCTGAGGATACTGGCCGGTCATGACGCTCAACATGAAGGCTCGGTAATCTGGGTTCCGTGTGCCAGGATCGGGTATTATGCCCAGGACATTTCAATACTTGATCCGCAAAACAATATTCTGGATGAAGTTTCAGGACATGATGCTCGTAGGGAGGAATTCAGCCGTACGATTCTGGGCTGCCTCAATCTCAGGAGAGACAAAGTGCTGCAGAAAATCAGCACGCTCAGCAGGGGTGAGATGATGAAAACGATGCTGGCCAGGATCATCTGCTCCGGAGCAAATGTCCTTTTGCTGGACGAGCCCACCAATCATCTGGAACTGATGGCCAGGGAAGAGCTGGAAGATGCTCTTACCATGTTTCGGGGGACCTTGATCTTTGCTACGCATGACCGTTGTTTCCTGGAAAAGATTTCTACAAAAATAATTGATCTTGAAAAAAGGTGGGATCAAGTCAATTGA